One window of the Methanocaldococcus vulcanius M7 genome contains the following:
- the pheT gene encoding phenylalanine--tRNA ligase subunit beta, translated as MPTINVKKADLERLVNMPLEDEFIEEKFPMMGVEVEEIFEEDGEKVIQFSINPNRPDYLSVEGLARGFRGIMGIEIGLKRYDIERSDVKLYVEDVKTRPFIVMAMVKGVIIDDYVLESIINLQEKLHWVMGRDRKKVAIGIHDADKVKPPFYYKEVRGDEIKFVPLNSEEEMTPREILEKHEKGIKYAHLIRDDKFPIILDSEGNVLSMPPIINGELTRVTTETRNLIIDVTGTDKYAVEKTLNIIITALAERKYGKIHSVEVIKNENEKTLYPNLKEDILETTPDYINKVLGTNLTPGAIINYLRRCRLDAQFLDNKIKVYVPAYRVDMFGEVDIAEEVAIAYGYNKFSGDYPIIGTIGELNKLEKKCDFIREIMIGFGFYEVINLMLSNDDVLFKKMRLEDNNYIEVLKPASIEHRIVRKSILPLLMETLRLNKHKELPQKIFEIGDCVIIDKNAETRSRVVKKIAGVIIDNETNFNEIKSYVEGLLREIKIDYELDNFEHHSFINGRCAKIIKDGKIIGYFGEIHPEVIINFELEFPVVGFELEIE; from the coding sequence ATGCCAACAATAAATGTAAAAAAAGCTGATTTAGAGAGATTAGTAAACATGCCCTTGGAAGATGAGTTTATTGAAGAAAAATTCCCCATGATGGGTGTTGAAGTTGAAGAGATCTTTGAGGAAGATGGAGAGAAGGTTATTCAATTTTCTATAAATCCAAATAGACCCGATTATTTAAGTGTTGAAGGTTTAGCGAGAGGTTTTAGAGGAATTATGGGAATAGAGATTGGATTAAAGAGATACGATATTGAAAGATCAGATGTAAAATTATATGTTGAAGATGTTAAAACAAGACCTTTTATAGTAATGGCAATGGTTAAAGGAGTTATAATAGATGATTATGTTTTAGAGAGTATAATTAACCTCCAAGAAAAACTTCACTGGGTTATGGGAAGAGACAGGAAAAAAGTAGCGATAGGAATTCACGATGCAGATAAAGTTAAGCCCCCATTCTACTACAAAGAAGTTAGGGGAGATGAGATTAAATTCGTTCCACTAAACTCAGAGGAAGAGATGACTCCAAGAGAGATTTTAGAGAAACATGAAAAAGGAATAAAATACGCTCACTTAATTAGAGATGATAAGTTTCCAATAATATTGGATAGCGAAGGGAATGTTTTATCAATGCCACCAATAATTAACGGAGAACTAACAAGAGTTACAACAGAAACAAGAAATCTAATAATTGATGTCACTGGAACCGATAAATATGCAGTAGAAAAAACACTAAATATAATTATTACAGCATTAGCAGAGAGAAAATATGGAAAAATACACTCTGTTGAAGTAATTAAAAATGAAAATGAAAAAACACTTTACCCAAATTTAAAAGAAGATATTTTAGAAACAACACCTGATTATATAAATAAGGTTTTAGGGACAAATCTAACCCCTGGAGCAATAATAAACTACCTAAGAAGATGTAGATTAGATGCTCAATTTTTAGATAACAAAATAAAGGTTTATGTTCCAGCTTATAGGGTAGATATGTTTGGAGAAGTTGATATTGCAGAAGAAGTGGCTATCGCTTACGGATATAACAAATTCTCTGGGGACTATCCAATCATCGGAACTATTGGAGAACTCAACAAATTAGAAAAGAAATGCGATTTTATAAGAGAAATCATGATTGGATTCGGATTCTATGAAGTTATAAACCTAATGCTCTCAAATGATGATGTTTTATTTAAAAAGATGCGTCTTGAAGACAACAACTACATAGAAGTTTTAAAACCGGCATCAATTGAACACAGAATCGTCAGAAAAAGCATTCTTCCATTATTAATGGAAACCCTACGCTTAAATAAACATAAAGAACTACCACAAAAAATATTTGAGATCGGAGATTGCGTTATAATAGATAAAAACGCTGAAACAAGATCAAGAGTGGTTAAAAAGATAGCGGGGGTTATTATAGACAATGAAACAAACTTTAACGAGATTAAAAGTTATGTTGAAGGTTTATTAAGGGAGATTAAAATTGATTATGAGCTTGACAACTTTGAGCACCATTCATTTATTAATGGAAGATGTGCTAAAATAATAAAAGATGGCAAAATTATTGGCTACTTTGGAGAGATCCATCCAGAAGTTATTATAAACTTTGAATTAGAATTTCCCGTAGTTGGATTTGAATTAGAAATTGAATAA
- a CDS encoding DUF483 domain-containing protein translates to MLKNLLYKIEKLRNGELEGFNVLKEHIQSLDEFQYQQIIDRLKFQIEIVEKYNPKVRPAIDPVVSTELGIYRRLDDFEVGKLLNYPECCIKSFVEEVRISIDRDHLKEVEEMKDNLKNKGIYAIVLPSGFIPCSLRCEEAIKRGYIGYLNKEEFDKILKLEKELKEKIRHWHFGYEDYYEKIIL, encoded by the coding sequence ATGCTCAAAAATCTACTGTATAAAATTGAAAAATTAAGAAATGGAGAATTGGAAGGATTTAATGTTTTAAAAGAGCATATTCAAAGTTTGGATGAGTTTCAATATCAACAAATAATAGATAGGTTGAAATTTCAGATTGAGATCGTTGAAAAATACAACCCAAAGGTTAGGCCGGCAATAGATCCTGTTGTATCGACAGAACTCGGAATTTATAGGAGATTGGATGATTTTGAAGTTGGAAAGCTTTTAAATTATCCTGAGTGTTGTATAAAATCGTTTGTTGAGGAGGTTAGAATATCAATAGATAGAGATCATTTAAAAGAAGTCGAAGAAATGAAAGATAATTTAAAAAATAAAGGAATTTATGCAATAGTTCTACCCTCTGGTTTTATTCCTTGCAGTTTAAGATGCGAAGAGGCAATAAAAAGGGGCTATATAGGATATTTAAATAAGGAGGAGTTTGATAAGATATTGAAACTTGAAAAGGAGTTAAAGGAAAAGATCAGGCATTGGCATTTTGGATATGAGGATTACTATGAAAAAATAATATTATAA
- a CDS encoding potassium channel family protein, translating to MYIIIAGIGRVGYTLAKSLSEKGHDIVLIDSDREKCKKASADIDALVINGDCTKIKTLEDAGIEDADMYIAVTGKEEVNLMSTLLAKSCGVKKTIARISEIDYKDVFERLGVDVVISPELIAANYIEKLIERPGILDLTIVGRGEAEILEFIIPEKAKVVNKKIKELGRPKDYLIIAVYDGDELKIPSGDTELKAGDRVLVLVKKDAADAIRKMFLED from the coding sequence ATGTATATAATTATAGCAGGAATCGGAAGAGTTGGCTACACTTTGGCCAAATCGCTTTCTGAAAAAGGTCATGACATTGTATTAATAGATTCCGATAGAGAGAAGTGTAAAAAGGCCTCTGCGGATATAGATGCACTTGTGATCAATGGGGACTGCACAAAAATAAAAACATTGGAAGATGCAGGAATAGAGGATGCAGATATGTATATAGCCGTTACTGGAAAGGAAGAGGTTAATTTAATGAGCACACTGTTAGCCAAGAGTTGTGGAGTAAAGAAAACGATAGCAAGGATTTCTGAAATTGATTATAAAGATGTATTTGAACGTTTAGGTGTGGATGTGGTTATCTCTCCTGAACTAATAGCTGCTAATTACATAGAAAAACTAATCGAAAGGCCAGGAATATTGGATCTAACTATTGTAGGAAGAGGAGAAGCAGAGATATTGGAATTTATTATTCCAGAGAAAGCAAAAGTGGTAAATAAAAAAATTAAAGAGCTTGGAAGGCCAAAAGATTATTTGATAATTGCAGTTTATGATGGAGATGAATTAAAAATTCCAAGTGGAGATACAGAACTTAAAGCAGGAGATCGAGTTTTGGTTTTAGTTAAAAAAGATGCTGCTGATGCAATAAGAAAGATGTTTTTAGAGGATTAA
- a CDS encoding oligosaccharide flippase family protein, producing the protein MEQKLAKHGIIMIFFSLSTAFFNYLYQLFMGRLLIPEEYGILFSLINIFYIFSVLSATVQTTVTKYSSQLKAKNQFSKISYFWRYALKKSFIFGLITTILFFIITPLLSNYLHFPSQMPALILFSSILFAYAMPTNQGILRGLQRFIPLGITQTLWSFLKFILGVLLVYFGFGVSGALVPFLIANIIIFLISFYFLKDLIKINPEPFRITNLYKYSTLTLLALLTYTTSFSIDTILAKHYLTDFLAGIYSSVSVLGKIILFAPGGIAVVLFPKASELKEKGLNHFNLFIKALILTIVLTIPALLLFKLFPELTIKIIFGEKYLKAIPYLFRYSLAMFFFAISGLMMNYLLSLGITRVAYALTFSLAIEILGIIIFHQNINQIVDIVLLSSIMSLIVQVPFIIEVRGRLCT; encoded by the coding sequence ATGGAGCAAAAATTGGCAAAACATGGCATAATAATGATATTTTTTAGTTTATCAACAGCATTTTTTAACTATCTTTATCAACTTTTCATGGGTAGGTTGTTGATTCCAGAGGAGTATGGAATTTTATTTTCTTTAATAAATATTTTTTATATTTTTAGTGTTTTATCAGCGACAGTTCAAACTACGGTTACAAAATACTCCTCTCAATTAAAGGCAAAAAACCAATTTAGCAAGATCTCTTACTTTTGGAGATACGCTCTAAAGAAATCTTTTATATTTGGATTGATAACAACAATTTTATTTTTTATAATAACCCCTCTCCTGTCAAATTATCTTCACTTTCCTTCACAAATGCCTGCATTGATATTATTCTCCTCTATATTATTTGCATACGCAATGCCCACAAACCAGGGCATACTAAGAGGATTACAAAGATTTATTCCATTGGGAATTACTCAAACACTTTGGTCGTTTTTAAAATTTATATTGGGAGTTTTATTGGTCTATTTTGGTTTTGGTGTTAGTGGAGCGTTAGTTCCATTTTTAATTGCTAATATTATTATTTTTTTGATTTCTTTCTACTTCTTAAAAGATTTAATAAAAATAAACCCAGAACCATTTAGGATCACTAATCTTTACAAATATTCAACTTTAACATTGTTGGCGTTATTAACTTATACTACAAGTTTTTCAATAGATACGATCTTAGCAAAACACTATCTAACTGATTTTTTAGCTGGAATTTATTCATCCGTCTCTGTCTTGGGAAAAATAATTTTGTTTGCCCCTGGTGGCATAGCAGTAGTATTATTCCCAAAAGCATCAGAATTAAAAGAAAAAGGACTTAATCATTTTAATTTATTTATAAAAGCACTAATATTGACTATTGTCTTAACAATACCTGCATTACTATTATTCAAACTATTTCCAGAACTAACTATAAAAATTATATTTGGAGAGAAATACTTAAAAGCAATACCATATTTATTTAGATATAGTTTAGCAATGTTTTTCTTTGCAATTTCTGGGTTAATGATGAATTATCTTTTATCGTTGGGAATAACAAGAGTGGCTTATGCTCTAACTTTTAGTTTAGCAATTGAAATTCTGGGAATTATTATATTTCATCAAAATATAAATCAGATTGTAGATATTGTACTGCTCTCATCAATAATGTCATTAATAGTCCAGGTTCCATTTATTATAGAAGTCAGGGGGAGATTATGCACATAA
- a CDS encoding nucleotidyltransferase family protein, which translates to MKTLSEIKEILRKHKKELKEKYKVKSIAIFGSYARNEQTEKSDIDILVEFYKTPDYIKFFELEDYLSDLLGVKVDLVIKGAIKNPYIKKSIEEDLIYV; encoded by the coding sequence ATGAAAACTCTTTCTGAAATAAAAGAAATCCTAAGGAAACATAAAAAAGAATTAAAAGAAAAATATAAAGTTAAGTCAATTGCTATATTTGGTAGTTATGCAAGAAATGAACAGACAGAAAAAAGCGATATTGATATATTAGTAGAATTTTATAAAACTCCTGACTACATCAAATTCTTTGAGTTGGAGGATTATTTATCTGATTTATTGGGAGTTAAAGTTGATTTGGTTATTAAAGGAGCAATAAAAAATCCATACATTAAAAAATCCATTGAGGAGGATTTAATTTATGTCTAA
- a CDS encoding mannose-1-phosphate guanylyltransferase/mannose-6-phosphate isomerase, protein MKSIILAGGVGSRLFPLSREYYPKQFIKFKAFEKSLFQLTFERTLKLSNIKDIYIITNEKHKFLVLGQIEELGYNFNEDNILIEPIGKNTLPAIYYGVKVIKERDGEDTVAVFPSDHLIEDGAKFTKTVKEGVKLTNNYLITFGIKPNKPHTGYGYIKPGEKLDVGYKVEEFKEKPDFETAKKYIKNGYLWNSGMFLFRTDIFEEEVRKHCPEVYEAFKEEDINEVYKKVPDISIDYGIMEKTDRVAVIPLNIKWSDLGSFDAIYDVFDKDENGNIIYGENVVLNSKNNLIYTHSGKLASLIGVKDLIVVDTKDTLLICNKGDSQKVKDVVKNLKEKGDERVLFHKKVYRPWGCYEVLEEGRFYKVKKITVLPGKKLSYQLHYHRSEHWVIVKGMARVIIEGEEKFVRSGESIFVRSGYKHRLENPGKIPLEVIEIQVGEYLEEDDIVRFEDDWKRK, encoded by the coding sequence GTGAAGTCCATAATCTTAGCAGGTGGTGTGGGAAGTAGGTTATTCCCTTTAAGTAGGGAGTATTATCCAAAACAGTTTATAAAGTTTAAAGCATTTGAAAAGTCATTGTTTCAATTAACGTTTGAAAGAACTTTAAAGTTATCAAATATAAAAGATATTTACATAATAACAAATGAAAAGCATAAGTTTTTGGTTTTGGGACAGATTGAAGAGTTGGGTTATAATTTTAATGAGGATAATATATTAATAGAGCCGATAGGAAAAAATACTCTTCCAGCGATTTATTATGGGGTTAAGGTTATAAAGGAGAGGGATGGGGAAGACACCGTCGCTGTTTTTCCTTCTGACCATTTAATCGAAGATGGGGCGAAATTTACAAAAACAGTTAAAGAAGGTGTTAAATTAACCAATAATTATTTAATAACTTTTGGAATAAAGCCAAATAAGCCCCATACTGGTTATGGTTATATTAAGCCGGGAGAAAAGTTGGATGTTGGTTATAAAGTTGAGGAATTTAAAGAAAAACCTGACTTTGAGACCGCTAAGAAATATATTAAAAATGGTTATTTATGGAATAGCGGGATGTTTTTATTCAGAACAGATATTTTTGAAGAGGAGGTTAGAAAACACTGCCCAGAGGTTTATGAAGCATTTAAAGAAGAGGATATAAATGAAGTTTATAAAAAAGTTCCAGATATTTCAATCGATTACGGAATTATGGAAAAGACAGATAGAGTAGCAGTTATCCCTCTAAATATAAAATGGAGTGATTTGGGAAGTTTCGATGCCATATATGACGTTTTTGACAAGGATGAAAATGGAAATATTATCTATGGAGAAAATGTTGTATTAAATTCGAAAAATAATCTAATATATACGCATAGTGGAAAATTGGCATCTTTAATTGGAGTTAAAGATCTAATTGTCGTTGATACGAAAGATACGCTATTAATCTGCAATAAAGGGGACAGTCAAAAGGTTAAAGATGTTGTTAAAAACTTAAAAGAAAAAGGTGATGAAAGGGTTTTATTCCACAAAAAGGTTTACAGACCATGGGGATGTTATGAGGTTTTAGAAGAGGGAAGATTTTACAAAGTCAAAAAAATAACTGTTCTGCCAGGAAAGAAGTTGAGTTATCAACTTCATTATCATAGAAGTGAGCATTGGGTTATTGTCAAAGGAATGGCAAGGGTTATTATTGAAGGGGAAGAGAAGTTTGTTAGAAGTGGAGAAAGTATCTTTGTAAGAAGTGGTTATAAACATAGATTAGAGAATCCTGGAAAGATTCCTTTGGAAGTTATAGAAATCCAAGTTGGAGAGTATTTAGAAGAGGACGATATTGTAAGATTCGAAGACGATTGGAAAAGAAAATAA
- a CDS encoding HepT-like ribonuclease domain-containing protein → MSKKDVRAFLYDILENMKDIIDFTKDMDYDEFLKDKKTQKAVIRSLEVIGEAVKNLPEDFINKYPQVPWKGMARLRDKLIHHYFGINYEIIWDIVINKVPNDIKEFEKIIKDIEGEDENTL, encoded by the coding sequence ATGTCTAAGAAAGATGTTAGGGCATTTTTATATGATATCTTAGAGAATATGAAAGATATTATTGACTTCACCAAAGATATGGATTATGATGAGTTTTTAAAAGATAAAAAGACGCAAAAAGCAGTGATTAGAAGCTTAGAGGTTATTGGAGAGGCAGTTAAAAATCTTCCAGAGGATTTTATAAATAAATATCCGCAAGTTCCATGGAAAGGCATGGCAAGGTTGAGAGATAAGTTAATTCACCATTATTTTGGAATAAATTATGAGATTATTTGGGATATTGTAATTAATAAAGTTCCAAATGATATAAAAGAGTTTGAAAAAATTATAAAAGACATTGAGGGAGAGGATGAAAACACTCTCTGA
- a CDS encoding glycosyltransferase family 4 protein, which yields MCFVSRLTPMKRVEHAIKAIYYVKKEIPDVKLWILGSPKKESYLKKLKNLVNKLGLNDNVKFFGYVSFEKRNEIIKKSQVLVITSVKEGWGLNVIEANALGTPAVGYRVSGLVDSIKDGHNGLLVEEGNIEALAETLIDLLRDDNVRKKLSENAIEWAKQFSWDKSAEEFERFLEMVVNNE from the coding sequence ATTTGTTTTGTTTCACGGCTAACTCCAATGAAAAGGGTTGAGCATGCAATTAAGGCAATTTATTATGTTAAAAAAGAAATTCCTGATGTAAAGTTATGGATTTTAGGAAGTCCAAAGAAAGAAAGTTATTTAAAGAAGTTAAAAAATTTAGTTAATAAATTAGGATTAAATGATAATGTTAAATTCTTTGGATATGTCTCTTTTGAAAAAAGAAATGAGATAATTAAAAAAAGTCAGGTTTTAGTTATTACTTCTGTTAAAGAAGGATGGGGATTAAATGTTATTGAAGCTAATGCCTTAGGAACCCCAGCTGTGGGTTATAGAGTTTCAGGATTGGTAGATTCCATTAAAGATGGACATAATGGTTTGTTGGTTGAAGAAGGAAATATTGAAGCATTGGCTGAAACTTTGATTGATCTATTAAGAGATGACAACGTAAGGAAGAAGTTAAGTGAAAATGCTATTGAATGGGCTAAGCAGTTTAGTTGGGATAAGAGTGCTGAGGAATTCGAAAGATTTTTAGAGATGGTAGTAAATAATGAATGA
- a CDS encoding HEPN domain-containing protein — translation MENRRFNIKYANLFIKRAKEDLEVAKVLLETNHYPDAVYHSQQCAEKAIKAEIFYLKWTLGDHGKVNC, via the coding sequence ATGGAAAATCGCAGATTTAATATAAAATATGCAAATTTATTTATAAAACGGGCTAAAGAGGATTTAGAAGTGGCAAAAGTTTTATTAGAAACAAATCATTATCCTGATGCTGTTTATCACTCTCAACAATGTGCTGAAAAAGCGATAAAAGCAGAAATTTTTTATCTGAAATGGACATTAGGGGATCATGGAAAAGTAAATTGTTAA
- a CDS encoding alpha-(1->3)-arabinofuranosyltransferase domain-containing protein — translation MHISILKKYRIEVIYLILSIIILIPFFSDKYLFLLDTLPKLNDQSLIDQLYGFISPSYGGTLPLNIINVIIPAYIFQKLLLLFILFFSGYSAYSLAKKLTNSEIGSFYAGILYMINPYTYIRIIVGHWFILFAYSLLPLGVKYFIELLENKDKKSIIKATLITSLIAFNAHTLFMAFMVYGIILTLKLIKEKSISLLKPVSLFALSFSMINVYWLVPLLTAKSSSLVNYITIHDLYVFAPKVDSFSALFTLASMYGFWRPAYTYAKDYLPFWEVLFVIIIFLSVHGFLSYYKNRKIGIYVISFALIWFVGLFFATGITGPFKSIFQFLFDHIFILKGMRDTQKFVTLIVLSYSILGAFGLKEIVKSINSNKAKKIIAIFFITIPLIYSFTFFNGFDNQIKSTDYPKDWYQVNNFLNKDKDNFNILFFPWHLYMDVHWVPNKDKRIANPSQTFFDKYVIFAKNLEVPGIYTEIYTPYQSYIAYLLQNREKIHNFGSLVAPLGVKYILLTKEVDYKNYNFLFKQKDIKLVLETKHLYVFKNERYKGKIYSVEGVKYVKNINDLINLSNKEDISKELIIIGSGINKTSNKWKPLHYKEINPTKYVIEDKPLKYVIFTNEYSKDWKLDGESPMEAYGVVNAYKIKEKRDKYVITYDRFYKICLPSYIISLISLIVCITYLIKEKIN, via the coding sequence ATGCACATAAGTATATTAAAAAAGTATAGAATAGAAGTTATATATCTTATATTATCAATAATAATTCTAATCCCATTTTTTTCAGATAAGTATCTCTTTCTACTAGATACCTTACCAAAGTTAAACGATCAGAGTTTGATTGACCAATTATATGGATTCATATCTCCCTCTTACGGGGGAACCCTGCCACTTAATATAATAAACGTCATAATTCCCGCATATATTTTTCAAAAACTACTGTTGTTATTTATCTTATTTTTCAGTGGGTATTCAGCTTATTCACTGGCAAAAAAATTAACAAACTCAGAAATTGGAAGTTTTTATGCAGGGATTTTATATATGATCAATCCTTACACCTATATAAGAATAATTGTTGGGCATTGGTTTATTTTATTTGCATACAGTTTATTACCATTAGGAGTTAAATATTTCATTGAATTGTTAGAAAACAAAGATAAAAAATCTATTATAAAAGCAACCTTGATAACTTCACTTATAGCTTTTAATGCACATACCTTATTTATGGCATTCATGGTTTATGGGATAATATTGACTTTGAAATTAATAAAGGAAAAATCTATAAGTTTATTAAAGCCAGTTAGTTTATTTGCATTATCATTTTCTATGATAAATGTTTATTGGTTAGTCCCTCTGTTGACTGCAAAGTCATCATCGTTAGTAAATTATATAACAATTCATGATTTATACGTTTTTGCTCCAAAAGTTGATTCTTTCTCAGCATTATTTACATTAGCAAGTATGTATGGGTTTTGGAGACCTGCTTATACTTATGCGAAGGATTATCTTCCATTTTGGGAAGTATTATTTGTTATAATCATATTCCTTTCAGTTCATGGATTTTTATCATACTACAAAAATAGAAAAATTGGAATTTATGTTATATCTTTTGCTTTGATTTGGTTTGTTGGATTATTTTTTGCTACTGGAATAACAGGACCATTTAAAAGTATATTCCAATTTCTCTTTGATCACATATTTATTTTAAAAGGAATGAGAGATACCCAAAAATTCGTTACTTTAATAGTTTTGTCTTACTCGATCTTGGGAGCTTTTGGTCTTAAAGAGATTGTTAAAAGTATAAACTCGAATAAAGCAAAAAAGATTATAGCGATTTTCTTTATTACAATTCCTTTAATCTACTCTTTCACATTCTTTAATGGTTTTGATAATCAAATTAAATCAACTGATTATCCAAAAGATTGGTATCAAGTAAACAACTTTTTAAATAAAGATAAGGATAATTTTAACATCTTGTTTTTCCCATGGCATTTATATATGGATGTTCACTGGGTCCCAAATAAAGATAAAAGAATAGCAAACCCTTCCCAAACATTCTTTGATAAATATGTTATATTTGCTAAAAATTTAGAAGTTCCAGGAATATATACTGAAATTTATACACCTTACCAAAGTTATATCGCATATCTTCTACAAAATCGGGAGAAAATACACAATTTTGGTTCGTTGGTAGCTCCTCTTGGAGTTAAATATATTTTATTAACAAAAGAAGTTGATTATAAAAACTACAACTTTCTATTTAAACAGAAAGACATAAAATTAGTTTTAGAGACAAAACATCTTTATGTATTTAAAAATGAAAGGTATAAAGGAAAGATCTATTCAGTTGAAGGCGTTAAATATGTAAAAAACATTAATGATCTTATAAATTTGAGTAATAAAGAAGATATATCAAAAGAACTAATAATAATTGGAAGTGGAATTAATAAAACCTCAAATAAGTGGAAGCCATTACACTATAAAGAGATAAACCCCACAAAGTATGTTATTGAAGATAAACCTTTAAAATATGTAATATTTACAAATGAATATTCAAAGGATTGGAAATTAGATGGAGAAAGCCCAATGGAAGCTTATGGTGTCGTTAACGCTTATAAAATAAAAGAAAAAAGGGATAAATACGTAATAACCTATGACAGGTTTTATAAGATATGCTTACCTTCTTATATAATTTCCCTAATATCTTTAATAGTATGCATTACCTATTTAATTAAAGAAAAAATTAATTAA
- a CDS encoding PGF-pre-PGF domain-containing protein codes for MTQLQPGAVTNIPIPEDDAEKLGILGLMLEYNEKVKVKVELEKLSKLPSNVEPLNSFKFYNIVEIKVIDETTGKPIEPKGWIKFVVSKKWLESNGYDPDKVVMLRYHYKWEELHTEKTISDSENVYYKAYTPGFSIFAVAVPTEENATVNETTNTTTIITNTTTTESTAPTTSNENTAATSQQPATTSEKTTSSENTTTATETSGGSSWTLIIVGIIILIIIVAGAYFYMDKKNS; via the coding sequence ATGACACAACTGCAACCGGGAGCTGTTACAAACATACCAATACCTGAAGATGACGCTGAAAAATTAGGAATATTAGGATTAATGTTAGAATACAACGAAAAAGTTAAAGTAAAAGTAGAATTAGAAAAACTTTCAAAATTACCAAGCAATGTAGAACCACTAAACTCATTCAAATTCTACAATATAGTTGAAATAAAAGTTATAGACGAAACTACAGGAAAACCTATTGAGCCAAAAGGTTGGATCAAATTTGTAGTATCTAAAAAATGGCTTGAAAGCAATGGATACGATCCTGATAAGGTTGTAATGCTGAGATACCACTACAAGTGGGAAGAACTACACACAGAGAAAACAATATCTGACTCAGAGAACGTGTATTATAAGGCATACACTCCAGGATTCAGTATCTTTGCAGTAGCAGTTCCAACTGAAGAAAACGCAACAGTAAATGAAACAACTAACACAACAACAATAATAACAAATACAACAACTACTGAATCAACAGCTCCAACTACAAGCAATGAAAATACAGCAGCAACATCTCAACAACCAGCAACAACAAGTGAAAAAACCACAAGCAGTGAGAACACAACAACTGCAACAGAGACATCAGGAGGCAGTTCATGGACGTTAATAATTGTCGGAATAATTATTCTAATAATAATAGTTGCTGGAGCATACTTCTACATGGACAAGAAAAATAGCTAA
- a CDS encoding nucleotidyltransferase domain-containing protein — MNEKMLNKILNEFLEKCRQKFGDDLISIILFGSYARGTATEYSDIDLLVIVKNLPERRIDRHKVLRDEVLYFIFKYGVNISPILIKPTDLLPKEINPSIYGILTGYKIIYDKNDFWKNYIEKIKPIVKRMRPIFVDGEKEWKIADLI, encoded by the coding sequence ATGAATGAAAAAATGTTAAATAAAATCTTAAATGAGTTTTTAGAAAAATGTAGGCAAAAATTTGGAGATGATTTGATCTCAATTATTTTATTTGGTTCTTATGCAAGAGGAACAGCAACAGAATATTCTGATATTGATTTGTTGGTTATTGTTAAAAACCTACCGGAAAGGAGGATTGACAGGCATAAAGTTTTGAGAGATGAGGTATTGTATTTTATTTTTAAATATGGTGTTAATATCTCTCCAATATTGATCAAGCCAACAGATTTATTACCTAAAGAAATAAATCCATCAATATATGGAATTTTAACTGGTTATAAAATAATTTATGATAAAAATGATTTTTGGAAGAATTATATTGAAAAAATAAAGCCAATTGTTAAAAGAATGAGGCCAATATTTGTTGATGGGGAGAAAGAATGGAAAATCGCAGATTTAATATAA